One stretch of Pradoshia sp. D12 DNA includes these proteins:
- the cax gene encoding calcium/proton exchanger, giving the protein MGQKIFSAMLMIGLPVSIAGSILHWPSLLMFAVYCLTIIALASFMGRATESLAIISGPRIGGLLNATFGNAVELIISIFSLKAGLVGIVLASLTGSVIGNLLLVSGASFFLGGIKYKRQKFNVFDARHNAGLLTFGVLVAFIIPEVFAGEMERSNQMVMSTGISIILICLYLAALFFKLVTHRGVYQRKEDLSFAEEETEEAEWSKKWSIMVLALATVAVAYVSENLVHTFEDVGNQLGWSELFIGVIIVAIVGNAAEHASAIIFAYKNKMDIAVEIAVGSTLQVAMFVAPVLVLVSLLFETQMPLVFTLPELVAMVLSVFLMIVITNDGETNWFEGLTLLAAYLVMGIGFFLL; this is encoded by the coding sequence ATGGGACAAAAAATATTTTCTGCAATGCTAATGATTGGCCTACCGGTATCCATAGCCGGCTCCATTTTACATTGGCCAAGTCTGCTCATGTTTGCTGTTTATTGTTTAACGATTATTGCTCTGGCAAGTTTTATGGGGAGGGCGACAGAAAGCTTAGCAATCATATCCGGACCGAGGATTGGAGGATTGCTAAATGCAACATTTGGAAATGCTGTTGAGCTGATCATCTCCATTTTTTCTCTTAAAGCGGGACTGGTGGGAATTGTATTGGCTTCTTTAACAGGAAGTGTCATCGGTAACTTATTATTAGTTAGTGGGGCTTCATTTTTCTTGGGTGGTATTAAGTATAAAAGACAAAAATTTAATGTATTTGATGCCAGGCACAATGCAGGGCTATTAACATTCGGTGTATTAGTTGCATTTATCATTCCTGAAGTATTTGCCGGAGAGATGGAAAGAAGTAACCAAATGGTCATGAGTACAGGCATATCCATTATCCTGATCTGTTTATATTTGGCTGCTTTATTCTTTAAATTGGTCACCCATCGCGGTGTCTATCAACGTAAGGAAGACTTGTCTTTTGCAGAGGAAGAAACTGAAGAAGCAGAGTGGAGCAAAAAATGGTCGATTATGGTCCTAGCTTTGGCAACAGTGGCAGTAGCCTATGTATCTGAGAATTTGGTACATACATTCGAAGACGTAGGGAATCAATTGGGCTGGTCTGAATTATTTATCGGGGTTATCATTGTAGCAATTGTCGGAAATGCAGCTGAGCATGCATCTGCCATTATTTTCGCTTACAAAAATAAAATGGACATTGCTGTTGAAATTGCTGTTGGTTCTACTCTACAGGTGGCCATGTTTGTAGCACCGGTACTTGTTCTGGTATCTTTATTATTTGAAACGCAAATGCCACTTGTCTTTACATTGCCTGAACTTGTGGCGATGGTGCTATCTGTCTTTTTAATGATTGTAATAACGAACGATGGGGAAACAAACTGGTTTGAAGGACTCACCTTACTTGCTGCTTATTTAGTGATGGGGATAGGTTTCTTTCTGTTATAA
- a CDS encoding YfkD famly protein, translated as MRRNFFIMIVIAMLVIIPTQHNWAASKEGADPTVEEAKYKIPESVLSINKENTYPNSSQDTPMLEPSELSKQLLKSSNVKIENPELVHMLNETNIGTNPVAFWYRATVYLGKWALNYESMETSPNWEYQKINTNFYDNRGGDTNFQIHYVQETQKVVRGGLTAKVPSSQDIQKMMLARASEKSKLPLAFETIIGSGTKKDRVYNIPPMRLGYLYGYAPAINEKGKVTYGEVYLVLKGSKREIVVRNVTSQGIGAWIPIQDHVSFQFRAVNRPY; from the coding sequence ATGAGAAGAAATTTTTTTATCATGATCGTTATAGCCATGCTCGTTATTATTCCAACCCAGCATAACTGGGCTGCCTCAAAAGAAGGAGCAGACCCTACGGTTGAGGAAGCTAAGTATAAAATTCCGGAGTCCGTTTTATCGATCAATAAAGAAAACACATATCCCAATTCCAGTCAGGACACGCCAATGCTTGAGCCAAGTGAGTTATCCAAACAATTGCTTAAGTCCAGCAACGTTAAAATAGAAAATCCTGAATTAGTTCACATGCTTAATGAAACCAATATCGGAACCAATCCGGTTGCCTTTTGGTATAGAGCCACTGTTTACTTAGGTAAGTGGGCTTTAAATTATGAATCGATGGAAACCTCTCCAAACTGGGAGTATCAAAAAATCAATACGAATTTTTATGATAACCGTGGCGGGGATACGAATTTCCAAATTCATTATGTCCAAGAGACACAAAAAGTGGTGCGCGGAGGATTGACAGCAAAAGTACCTTCCAGTCAGGATATTCAAAAAATGATGCTGGCGAGAGCATCAGAAAAATCTAAACTGCCACTGGCATTTGAGACCATCATAGGTAGCGGTACAAAAAAAGACAGAGTATACAATATACCGCCAATGAGACTTGGCTACCTCTATGGGTATGCGCCGGCAATAAACGAGAAGGGTAAAGTCACATATGGTGAGGTCTATTTAGTATTGAAAGGAAGCAAACGTGAGATTGTAGTAAGGAATGTAACCTCACAAGGGATTGGAGCCTGGATTCCTATTCAAGATCATGTTTCATTCCAGTTCAGAGCGGTCAACCGACCATATTGA
- a CDS encoding SE1561 family protein yields MTTPIYNKDEQVKYLKDRLELFMEVLDRIEPETADIEDIDRLIEIVDSIEEKFQSFQNRPETEPNKEV; encoded by the coding sequence TTGACAACACCGATTTATAATAAAGATGAACAAGTAAAATACTTAAAAGACCGACTTGAGTTATTTATGGAGGTTTTAGACCGGATTGAGCCTGAAACAGCGGATATTGAAGATATTGACCGCCTAATTGAAATCGTGGATTCAATTGAGGAGAAGTTTCAAAGCTTTCAAAATCGACCGGAAACAGAACCTAATAAAGAGGTATAA
- the pdaA gene encoding delta-lactam-biosynthetic de-N-acetylase, which produces MLSGTLFLGVAEAISNVQYGWGFNKGKNEQPADAGPKYNAIVEKYGAVYKVNTKKKEIYLTFDNGYENGYTEKVLDVLKEHKVPATFFVTGHYLNTAEPLVKRMVKEGHIVGNHSWSHPNFTQVSDDKIADELERVKKKTEELTGQKDMSYIRPPRGVFSERTLQVANDLGYKHILWSVAFLDWDVNRQQGWKHSYDQIMAQIHPGAILLLHSVSKDNAEALGQVITDLKKRGYTFKSLDDMNCEKPQKTPQKQKIDIKI; this is translated from the coding sequence ATGCTTTCGGGGACATTATTCCTGGGCGTTGCTGAGGCGATTTCAAACGTACAGTATGGTTGGGGCTTTAATAAGGGAAAGAATGAACAGCCTGCTGATGCAGGGCCTAAATATAATGCAATCGTTGAAAAATACGGTGCTGTTTATAAAGTAAACACGAAAAAGAAAGAGATTTACTTAACGTTTGATAATGGCTATGAAAATGGATATACGGAGAAGGTACTGGATGTACTGAAAGAACATAAAGTTCCGGCTACCTTTTTTGTTACAGGTCATTATTTGAATACAGCTGAACCGTTAGTGAAAAGAATGGTGAAGGAAGGGCATATAGTTGGCAATCATTCATGGAGCCATCCCAATTTCACACAGGTATCGGATGATAAAATAGCTGATGAACTGGAACGGGTTAAGAAGAAGACAGAGGAATTAACAGGGCAAAAGGATATGTCCTATATCAGACCGCCACGAGGAGTATTTAGTGAACGAACTTTACAGGTGGCAAATGATCTGGGCTATAAACATATTTTATGGTCGGTTGCTTTTCTTGATTGGGATGTGAATCGTCAGCAGGGGTGGAAGCATTCCTATGATCAAATTATGGCTCAAATTCATCCTGGTGCCATTTTGCTCTTACATTCTGTGTCTAAGGACAATGCAGAAGCACTTGGCCAGGTGATTACAGATTTAAAAAAGAGAGGGTATACCTTTAAAAGCTTGGATGATATGAATTGTGAAAAACCACAGAAGACACCACAAAAACAGAAAATAGACATAAAGATATAA
- a CDS encoding DUF3267 domain-containing protein: protein MLADSLKSYQIIDETREMEDLNKPILISTFTLMVGLLIPYWFIWKIGEIDLFFLIELAVGYILLIFMHEVLHLVGYIFFGKAKISEVKLGVLWKYLTPYAHCKIPIRIKAYRISVLLPIVLGIVPLIYAFLNGNDYWFFIGLFMTIGSLGDLIILWILRKYSVDVLVQDHSSKIGCIVYTPQS, encoded by the coding sequence ATGCTGGCTGATTCCTTGAAATCATATCAAATAATAGATGAAACTCGTGAAATGGAAGATTTAAATAAACCAATTTTGATCAGTACTTTCACTCTTATGGTCGGATTGCTTATCCCCTATTGGTTCATTTGGAAAATCGGTGAGATTGACCTATTCTTTTTAATTGAACTGGCTGTTGGATACATCCTCCTAATTTTCATGCATGAAGTACTGCATCTAGTAGGCTACATATTTTTCGGGAAAGCCAAAATAAGTGAGGTTAAACTGGGTGTTTTATGGAAGTATCTTACTCCTTATGCCCATTGCAAAATACCAATCAGGATCAAAGCTTATCGGATCAGTGTTTTATTACCGATTGTCCTCGGAATCGTGCCATTAATTTATGCATTTTTAAACGGAAATGATTATTGGTTTTTTATTGGATTGTTTATGACTATCGGATCATTAGGGGACCTTATCATTCTTTGGATATTGCGCAAGTATTCAGTAGATGTCCTTGTTCAGGACCACTCCAGTAAAATTGGCTGTATTGTTTACACTCCTCAATCTTAA
- the recQ gene encoding DNA helicase RecQ has translation MLTEASSLLKKYFGYDSFRNGQAKIIEQVLQGIDTLGIMPTGGGKSICYQIPAMIIPGVTLVISPLISLMKDQVDSLDQAGIPATFINSSLTASEVNDRLYDIQQGAYKLLYLAPERLESHGFIEDIRQLPVGLIAVDEAHCISQWGHDFRPSYLRIQSLAEQLNSNPVVLALTATATPRVQADIRRSLNIEESHTVITGFERENLSFQVVKGQNKQKYIDAYVGKNKQESGIIYCATRKTVDHLYERLQQKGISVGRYHAGLSSTERETEQNKFLSDEITVMVATNAFGMGIDKSNVRYVIHAQMPKNMESYYQEAGRAGRDGLPSECILLQSEQDVQVQRFLIDQSFGDENHKNQELQKLYQMRDYCHTQGCLQAYILHYFGEQEADDCGRCSNCLDERSAKDVTKDAQMVLSCIIRTGERFGKTMIAQVLTGSSNKKLLEQNFQSLSTYGLMKNQSTKEIAELIDFLTSEQLIGITGGQYPLLYVTASGKEVLLGKRAVMRKEAVRITAISTDDPLFEVLRNLRKQIAGEEKVPPYLIFSDQALRDMCVKQPQTKDEFLEVKGVGAQKTDKYGERFVEVITAFIKENDYEAPIVEQEGKMPAMKKSKAGTANSHMDTYELYKQGLTLKEIAKERDLSSQTVERHLFRCAEEGLPLNWEYFFSPEEEIQILQAIEEVGNDFLKPIKEHLPNEISYSAIKAVITKKNMDTAPI, from the coding sequence ATGCTTACAGAAGCAAGCTCTCTTTTAAAGAAGTATTTTGGTTATGATTCTTTTCGCAATGGACAAGCCAAAATTATTGAGCAGGTGCTACAAGGAATCGATACACTAGGAATTATGCCGACAGGCGGAGGTAAATCAATTTGTTATCAAATCCCGGCGATGATAATACCGGGCGTTACCCTCGTTATTTCTCCATTAATCTCTCTCATGAAGGACCAGGTAGATTCACTGGATCAGGCCGGAATACCCGCCACCTTTATTAATAGTTCCCTAACCGCGAGTGAAGTGAATGATCGTTTGTATGACATCCAGCAGGGGGCCTATAAGCTCTTATATTTGGCGCCTGAAAGACTGGAATCCCATGGCTTTATTGAGGATATCCGTCAATTGCCGGTTGGATTAATTGCTGTAGATGAAGCTCACTGTATATCACAATGGGGTCATGATTTCCGCCCGAGTTATTTACGCATCCAATCATTAGCCGAACAATTGAATTCCAATCCGGTTGTCCTTGCCCTGACAGCAACAGCAACTCCGCGAGTGCAGGCAGATATTCGCCGGTCCTTGAATATTGAAGAGTCACATACGGTTATAACTGGCTTCGAACGGGAAAATTTAAGCTTCCAGGTCGTGAAAGGGCAAAATAAACAAAAATATATTGATGCGTATGTAGGAAAAAATAAACAGGAATCCGGGATTATTTATTGTGCCACACGAAAAACAGTGGACCATCTATATGAACGTCTCCAACAAAAAGGTATATCAGTTGGGAGATATCATGCGGGTTTATCAAGTACAGAACGTGAAACAGAGCAAAATAAATTTTTAAGTGATGAAATTACTGTCATGGTCGCAACGAATGCGTTTGGGATGGGGATAGATAAATCAAATGTACGATATGTGATTCATGCTCAAATGCCTAAAAATATGGAAAGTTACTATCAGGAGGCAGGCCGTGCCGGACGTGATGGCTTGCCGAGTGAATGTATATTGCTTCAATCTGAACAGGACGTTCAGGTCCAGCGCTTTTTGATTGATCAATCGTTTGGTGATGAAAACCATAAAAATCAAGAGTTGCAAAAGCTCTATCAAATGCGTGACTATTGCCATACTCAAGGATGTCTGCAGGCCTATATTCTGCATTATTTTGGTGAGCAGGAGGCAGATGACTGCGGGCGGTGCTCTAACTGTCTGGATGAACGAAGTGCGAAGGATGTGACAAAAGATGCCCAAATGGTCTTATCCTGTATAATCCGAACTGGCGAACGTTTTGGAAAAACAATGATTGCCCAAGTGTTAACTGGCTCATCCAATAAGAAATTGCTTGAACAAAACTTTCAATCCTTATCAACGTATGGGTTAATGAAAAATCAATCAACCAAAGAGATCGCTGAACTGATTGATTTTCTAACATCTGAGCAATTAATTGGGATTACGGGTGGGCAATATCCGCTCTTATATGTCACAGCTTCCGGCAAAGAAGTGTTGCTAGGGAAACGTGCGGTAATGAGAAAAGAAGCTGTGCGAATCACCGCTATTTCAACAGATGATCCTTTATTCGAAGTGCTGCGTAATTTGCGAAAACAAATTGCAGGAGAGGAAAAAGTGCCTCCATATTTGATATTCTCCGACCAAGCTTTGCGCGATATGTGCGTTAAACAACCGCAAACCAAAGATGAGTTCCTTGAGGTGAAGGGAGTCGGAGCTCAAAAGACAGATAAGTATGGTGAGCGATTTGTGGAAGTGATCACAGCGTTTATAAAGGAAAATGATTATGAAGCACCAATTGTAGAACAAGAGGGGAAAATGCCTGCGATGAAAAAATCCAAGGCGGGTACTGCCAACTCACATATGGATACGTATGAATTATATAAACAAGGGCTTACGCTGAAGGAGATTGCAAAAGAAAGAGATTTATCTTCTCAAACAGTAGAAAGGCATCTATTCCGATGTGCAGAAGAAGGATTGCCTCTGAATTGGGAGTATTTCTTCTCACCTGAGGAGGAAATCCAGATTCTACAGGCGATTGAGGAAGTGGGGAATGATTTTTTAAAGCCAATTAAAGAGCATCTTCCTAATGAAATCAGCTACAGTGCGATTAAAGCGGTAATAACGAAGAAGAACATGGATACGGCTCCAATTTAA
- a CDS encoding DNA-3-methyladenine glycosylase family protein, with product MWKETIHVEAPYDFDLVLERIGLDPLYEIDYRNRLIQVPLLINGKPNVYTVQAIGTVDKPAFTISGKEEQVLATDRLMEIFQWHLPLSDIHAHFGETKLNDIFTRHRGTPLILEFDLYGCLVKSIIHQQLNMAFAQKLTKDFVTAYGYQKDGVWFYPSPETTAALTVDELKGMKFSGRKAEYVIGLSEKIASGELRLEELRTKTDEEIIEELTRIRGVGRWTAENFLLFGLGRPNLFPKADIGIQNAIKLLYNLERKPTMEEMEQFSKEWHPYLSYASLYLWRSIEKRRNIDEPTGNISP from the coding sequence ATGTGGAAAGAAACCATTCATGTAGAAGCTCCCTATGATTTTGACCTGGTATTGGAAAGGATCGGTCTTGATCCTCTGTATGAAATAGATTACCGCAATCGCTTGATTCAGGTCCCTTTACTGATTAATGGTAAGCCCAATGTTTATACCGTCCAAGCGATCGGTACGGTAGATAAGCCGGCCTTTACGATTAGCGGCAAAGAAGAACAAGTATTGGCGACGGATCGTTTAATGGAGATTTTTCAGTGGCATCTGCCACTTTCAGATATACATGCTCACTTTGGAGAGACGAAGCTCAATGATATTTTTACTCGCCATCGCGGTACCCCGCTTATTTTAGAATTCGACCTATATGGCTGTCTCGTGAAAAGTATTATCCATCAACAGCTGAATATGGCGTTTGCTCAAAAACTAACGAAGGATTTTGTCACAGCCTATGGGTATCAGAAGGACGGAGTATGGTTTTATCCATCTCCAGAGACAACCGCTGCTCTCACAGTAGATGAGTTAAAAGGAATGAAATTCAGCGGCAGAAAAGCAGAGTATGTCATTGGCCTTTCAGAAAAGATTGCAAGCGGTGAACTCAGGTTGGAAGAGTTGCGCACAAAGACAGATGAAGAAATTATAGAAGAATTAACAAGAATTCGAGGTGTAGGCAGATGGACGGCTGAAAACTTCCTGTTATTTGGTCTTGGCCGCCCGAATTTATTTCCAAAAGCAGACATCGGCATTCAGAATGCTATTAAGCTGCTATATAACCTAGAACGAAAGCCAACAATGGAAGAGATGGAGCAATTCAGTAAGGAGTGGCATCCTTATTTAAGCTACGCTTCACTTTACTTATGGAGAAGCATTGAAAAACGGAGGAATATTGATGAACCAACAGGCAACATTAGTCCGTGA
- the rlmD gene encoding 23S rRNA (uracil(1939)-C(5))-methyltransferase RlmD, with translation MNQQATLVREGQEILLTIKRLGINGEGVGYYKRQVVFVPGALPDEIVEVKITKVHPKYSEGLVKKIKKASPHRVEAPCPVYDVCGGCQLQHLEYSQQLKEKRDIVIQSLERHSQYDASNVDIRPTIGMENPWNYRNKNQFQVGTNETGELIAGLYAANTHNLIDIPNCIVQHEATNKVTRTVLDILQEFGLPSYDEKKKSGIVKTVVTRVGFSSDQVQVVIITISEKLPKKRQIIEEINKRLPEVVSIVQNVNKEQTPLIFGEKTIHLWGEEAIEEELGDLSYELSARTFFQLNPVQTVKLYDEVKKAARLHGHERVVDAYCGVGTIGLWLADFCKEVRGMDVIPESIEDAIQNAKKHHMDNVSFEVGKAEVLMPKWLREGWKPDVVVVDPPRSGLDHKLMDAILRTRPRKIVYVSCNPSTLAKDLDYLSKKYRPKYIQPVDMFPQTSHIECVVEIMLKV, from the coding sequence ATGAACCAACAGGCAACATTAGTCCGTGAAGGACAAGAGATTTTACTAACTATTAAACGCCTTGGCATAAATGGTGAGGGAGTCGGCTACTATAAACGTCAGGTTGTATTTGTACCGGGTGCTCTGCCGGATGAAATTGTAGAAGTAAAGATTACGAAGGTCCATCCGAAGTATTCGGAAGGTCTTGTCAAAAAGATTAAAAAGGCATCGCCACATCGAGTCGAAGCACCATGTCCGGTTTATGACGTATGTGGTGGATGCCAATTGCAGCATTTGGAATACAGCCAACAATTGAAGGAAAAACGTGATATCGTTATTCAATCATTGGAGCGCCATAGCCAATACGATGCCAGCAATGTAGATATCCGTCCAACAATTGGGATGGAGAATCCATGGAATTACCGTAATAAAAACCAATTCCAGGTTGGCACCAATGAGACTGGAGAGTTGATTGCCGGCCTTTATGCGGCAAATACTCATAACTTGATTGATATTCCAAATTGTATCGTTCAGCATGAAGCAACGAACAAGGTTACTCGTACAGTATTGGATATTTTGCAGGAATTTGGATTGCCATCCTATGATGAGAAAAAGAAAAGCGGGATTGTTAAAACGGTCGTAACCCGTGTCGGCTTCTCATCGGATCAGGTCCAAGTGGTGATCATCACCATTTCTGAAAAGCTTCCTAAGAAGCGCCAAATCATAGAAGAAATCAACAAACGTTTACCGGAAGTCGTTTCCATTGTTCAAAACGTGAATAAAGAACAGACTCCGCTTATATTCGGCGAAAAGACGATTCATCTGTGGGGAGAAGAAGCAATTGAAGAAGAACTTGGCGATTTATCCTATGAGCTATCAGCGCGTACCTTCTTCCAATTGAATCCAGTACAAACCGTGAAGCTCTATGATGAAGTGAAAAAAGCAGCTCGCCTTCACGGTCATGAACGAGTAGTAGATGCTTATTGCGGAGTAGGAACGATAGGATTGTGGCTTGCGGATTTTTGTAAAGAAGTTAGAGGCATGGATGTCATTCCGGAATCAATTGAAGATGCCATTCAGAATGCTAAAAAGCATCATATGGATAATGTCAGCTTCGAAGTAGGCAAAGCAGAAGTTCTCATGCCTAAATGGCTGCGCGAAGGCTGGAAGCCAGATGTCGTTGTCGTCGATCCGCCAAGAAGCGGCTTGGATCATAAATTAATGGATGCCATCCTGCGCACACGTCCAAGAAAAATCGTCTATGTATCCTGTAACCCATCCACACTGGCCAAGGATTTGGACTACCTAAGCAAAAAATACAGACCAAAATATATCCAACCAGTGGACATGTTCCCACAAACTTCTCATATTGAGTGCGTTGTGGAGATTATGTTGAAGGTGTAA
- a CDS encoding sigma factor, with translation MRGGNEADSIDSLYSTYFSDIYRFLFSLCHNHHTAEDLVQETFFRAYLLRIIKVEV, from the coding sequence GTGAGAGGGGGTAATGAGGCTGATTCAATAGATAGTCTCTATAGCACTTATTTTTCTGATATATATCGTTTCCTTTTCTCTCTTTGTCATAATCATCATACAGCGGAGGACCTTGTTCAAGAGACCTTCTTTCGTGCCTATTTATTGAGAATTATCAAAGTGGAAGTGTAA
- a CDS encoding RNA polymerase sigma factor, with the protein MDHHRKHKRVTIQDEGYFSRFLDKNRAIDETIVIHEEIEELLREVNALPEKHKMAVLLCDFNSLSYEEAAEVMKVSKAYVKVLLFRGRKAIRKRRSKEYE; encoded by the coding sequence ATTGATCATCATAGAAAGCATAAAAGAGTAACAATTCAGGATGAAGGCTATTTTTCTAGATTTTTAGATAAGAACAGAGCGATTGATGAAACGATTGTGATTCATGAGGAAATAGAAGAGCTATTACGTGAAGTGAATGCATTACCTGAAAAACATAAGATGGCAGTACTGCTTTGTGACTTTAATAGTCTATCATATGAGGAAGCTGCTGAAGTAATGAAGGTTAGTAAGGCATATGTAAAAGTTCTTTTATTTCGCGGGAGAAAAGCAATAAGGAAAAGAAGGAGTAAAGAATATGAGTGA
- a CDS encoding anti-sigma factor, translating to MSDEFKKRLESYEKGELSAEEAKEIEKELESMERYLEETDEENRGKLTDSDIGIKKQQRIMKFAKWKARFQTALMAIGLFLLFSFFSSILTLMYYSFGTPDRLEKLRNIVDYSLTVMNPYGHMDGTSTSTSAYFGMTASKDINKVIGDDTIKVGEMETDFFFSRMSYPEVTYFSPISINSPAFIYPVSSPRGFSGWERLKKVPEGTVVSAYVSFTDLLETEEVFSLFETKDMRLIWLAVDTGFEKKETK from the coding sequence ATGAGTGATGAATTTAAAAAGCGCCTGGAATCATATGAAAAAGGTGAACTTTCTGCAGAAGAGGCAAAAGAGATTGAGAAAGAACTGGAGAGCATGGAGAGATATTTGGAAGAAACTGATGAAGAAAATAGGGGAAAGTTAACTGATTCTGATATTGGCATAAAAAAACAACAACGAATTATGAAATTTGCAAAATGGAAGGCGAGATTTCAAACAGCACTTATGGCTATAGGTTTATTTCTTCTATTCTCATTCTTTTCTTCCATCCTAACTCTGATGTATTACTCGTTCGGGACTCCTGACCGACTAGAGAAATTACGTAATATCGTTGATTACAGTCTGACTGTAATGAATCCTTATGGTCATATGGATGGTACAAGTACGAGCACTTCTGCCTATTTTGGAATGACAGCCTCAAAAGATATAAATAAGGTTATTGGAGATGATACGATCAAAGTAGGTGAAATGGAAACTGATTTTTTCTTCTCAAGGATGTCATATCCCGAAGTTACCTATTTCAGCCCTATATCTATTAACAGTCCTGCTTTTATTTATCCGGTCTCAAGCCCACGAGGTTTTTCAGGGTGGGAACGATTAAAAAAGGTTCCGGAAGGGACGGTTGTTTCAGCCTATGTTTCATTTACTGATTTACTAGAGACAGAAGAGGTATTTTCATTATTCGAGACTAAGGATATGAGATTAATATGGCTTGCAGTGGATACTGGTTTTGAAAAGAAAGAGACCAAGTGA
- a CDS encoding anti sigma factor C-terminal domain-containing protein: MKRKRPSEPTWHEDDMIIDFRQEEKAFFGTEIVSEGFSSPEYEVGEGEPLHKQFRKTLQFLEKYEGKAEKFYMGELNLSKRIQYMEKHGYKHYGAVITGPRKEVLKLQDEGKVSELEVDEIEFWNWESEL; this comes from the coding sequence TTGAAAAGAAAGAGACCAAGTGAACCAACTTGGCATGAGGATGATATGATTATAGATTTTCGACAAGAGGAAAAAGCTTTTTTTGGAACTGAAATAGTTTCTGAGGGGTTTTCCTCACCGGAATATGAGGTAGGCGAAGGAGAACCACTGCATAAGCAATTCCGAAAAACACTGCAATTCCTGGAAAAATATGAAGGAAAAGCTGAAAAGTTTTATATGGGAGAGCTAAATCTATCAAAACGTATTCAATACATGGAGAAGCATGGTTATAAGCATTACGGGGCTGTTATTACAGGACCAAGAAAAGAAGTATTAAAATTACAGGATGAAGGAAAAGTAAGTGAATTAGAAGTAGACGAAATAGAATTTTGGAATTGGGAAAGTGAACTCTGA
- a CDS encoding AraC family transcriptional regulator — translation MEGLQRMLDSIEYIEDNLEQYLCMEDIAEIACMSKFHFQRMFSILTGYTVSEYIRNRRLTVAAQELVYSKSKVIDVALKYGYETPESFTKAFRKIHGINPSSAKKNTQSLKAYPRLSFQIQLKGDVGMDYKIVEKEAFKVVGKSIRTSTSGGENNRKIASFWDESNQNGFAAVLAKNSGSLGLIGVCMDFDKLQENLTYLIGAEKHIEHVPNDWEERQIPAATWAVFPVHGAMPDAMPKVWNRIFSEWFPATGYEHSGGPEMEVYLSDGDPSSKDYYSEIWIPIKK, via the coding sequence ATGGAGGGACTTCAAAGGATGCTCGACAGCATCGAGTATATAGAAGATAATTTGGAACAGTATCTTTGTATGGAAGATATTGCTGAAATTGCCTGTATGTCAAAATTTCATTTCCAGCGGATGTTCAGTATACTGACGGGATATACCGTAAGTGAATATATTAGGAATCGCCGTCTCACAGTTGCTGCGCAGGAACTGGTATATTCCAAGTCGAAGGTAATAGATGTTGCACTGAAATATGGCTATGAAACTCCGGAATCCTTTACAAAAGCATTCCGGAAAATTCATGGAATCAATCCGTCATCTGCAAAGAAAAATACTCAATCCTTGAAGGCTTATCCGAGGCTCTCTTTTCAAATTCAGTTAAAGGGTGATGTGGGAATGGATTATAAGATTGTCGAAAAGGAAGCATTTAAGGTTGTTGGGAAAAGCATACGCACGAGTACTAGTGGGGGAGAGAACAATCGGAAAATAGCCTCTTTCTGGGATGAATCTAATCAGAATGGATTCGCCGCTGTACTTGCTAAAAATAGTGGATCTCTTGGATTAATTGGAGTTTGTATGGACTTTGATAAACTACAAGAAAATCTAACTTACTTGATCGGGGCAGAGAAACATATAGAACATGTCCCAAATGATTGGGAAGAACGACAGATTCCGGCTGCTACCTGGGCTGTTTTTCCTGTTCATGGCGCTATGCCTGATGCCATGCCAAAGGTGTGGAATCGAATTTTCTCTGAATGGTTTCCGGCAACAGGCTATGAGCATTCGGGTGGACCTGAGATGGAGGTTTACTTAAGTGATGGAGATCCATCTTCTAAGGATTATTATTCAGAAATATGGATACCAATTAAAAAATAA